One genomic region from Schistocerca cancellata isolate TAMUIC-IGC-003103 unplaced genomic scaffold, iqSchCanc2.1 HiC_scaffold_812, whole genome shotgun sequence encodes:
- the LOC126143496 gene encoding uncharacterized protein LOC126143496, producing MRATFTGRAAFARSAAFARSVAFARSAAFAWSAEFARSATFARTAAFARSAAFAQSSAFARSAAFARSAAFARTAAFARSAAFARRATFTGSAAFARSAAFARSVAFARSAAFAWNAAFSRSAAFATSAAFAWSAAFARSAAFARSAPFRTECCLCTECCLRKECCLCTVYCLRKECSFRTVCSLR from the coding sequence atgagggctacCTTCAcagggagagctgccttcgcaaggagtgctgccttcgcaaggagtgttgccttcgcaaggagtgctgcctttgcatggagtgctgagttcgcaaggagtgctaccttcgcaaggactgctgccttcgctaggagtgctgcttttgcacagagttctgccttcgcaaggagtgctgccttcgcccggagtgctgccttcgcaaggactgctgccttcgcaaggagtgctgccttcgcaaggagggctaccttcacagggagtgctgccttcgcaaggagtgctgccttcgcaaggagtgttgccttcgcaaggagtgctgcctttgcatggaatgctgccttctcaaggagtgctgccttcgcaacgagtgctgccttcgcatggagtgctgccttcgcaaggagtgctgccttcgcaaggagtgcgccctttcgcacggagtgctgcctttgcacagagtgctgccttcgcaaggagtgctgcctttgcacagtgtactgccttcgcaaggagtgcagctttcgcacggtgtgcagccttcgctag